CGGTATCGGTGAGAAGACGGCGGCGAAGCTGCTCGACGCCTATGGCGACCTGGCCGGGATCATCGCGGCGGTCGGTGACCCGAAGTCGAAGCTGACGCCCACCCAGCGCAGGCGGCTGGACGAGTCGCGGCCGTATCTGGCGGTGGCTCCGAAGGTGGTCAAGGTGGCTTCCGACGTGCCGCTTCCCGAGTTCGACGCGGCCCTTCCGGCGGTCCCGGCGCAGCCCGAACTGGTCGACGCGCTAGCCCATCGGTGGGGATTGGGCGGAGCCGTGTCCCGGCTGAGCAGCGTCCTGCGCTCCTGAGGTGTTAACTTAGGTAAGGCTAAGTTTCATGGGAGTCAGGGGATACCGTGGCAGAAGGACGCGGCCGCACTGTCGGCACCGCCGTTGTCGTACGCACCGAGCGGCTCTCGCCGCACATGGTGCGGCTCGTGCTGGGTGGTGAGGGCCTGGCGGACTTCGGCACGGGCGAGTACACCGACCATTACGTGAAACTCCTCTTCGCTCCCGAGGGTGTCACCTACCCGGCTCCGTGGGATCTGGAACGCATCCGCGGCGACTTTCCTCGGGCGCAGTGGCCGCGCCAGCGCGCCTACACCGTGCGCAACTGGGACGCGCTGCACCGGGAGCTGACCCTCGACTTCGTCATCCACGGCGACGAGGGCCTGGCCGGCCCGTGGGCGGCCCGGGCCCAGCCGGGCGAGCTCGTACGGTTCCTGGGCCCGGGCGGCGCCTACGCCCCGGACCCGGCCGCGGGCTGGCACCTGCTGGTGGGTGACGAGAGCGCGCTGCCGGCGATCGCCGCGGCGATGGAGCGGATGCCGTCGGGCGCGCGGGTCCACGCCATCGTGGAGGTCGAGGGCCCGGCCGACGAGCTGAAGGTCGCCACCCCGGACGGCGTCGTACCGGTCTGGCTGCACCGCGGCGACCGCCCGGTGGGCGAGGCCCTGGTGGAGGCGGTCCAGGCCCTTCAGTTCCCCTCCACGGACGTCCACGCCTTCGTCCACGGCGAGGCCGGCTTCGTCAAGGACCTGCGCCGCCACCTCCGCCTGGAGCGCGGCATCGCCCGCGAACGCCTGTCGATCTCGGGCTACTGGCGGCTGGGCGAGACGGACGAGGGCTGGCGTGCGATCAAGCGCGACTGGAACGCGACGGTGGAAGCCGAGCAGGAGCACCGCGCCGCCGCCTGACCCGCCCCTCACCCAGCCCCGCCGGCGTTTGGGGCGCGGGGGTCCGGGGCCAGCACCCCCGCAACGGCGCCGCACCGCGAACAGCACAGCCCCGTTGGCGCTTCCGGAGCCTGGGGGCAGACCCCGCCCAACCCAGCCCCGCCGGCGGCCGGCGGCGCCGCGCCGCGCGCCGTCGGGCGTGCGGCGGGACAATGTCCCCATGCGTACGCTTCGCGCCCTCGGTGCGGCCGGGGCCGCCGCCCTCCTCACCGCCACGGCGGCGACGGCGGCCTCGACCGCACCGAGCCCGCCCCCCGCTCCGCGCCCCCAACTGACGGACGCCGCCGTCGACAAGGCCGTCGCAGGCCTCGACGGCTCCGTCGCGGAAAAGATGCGCCGCACCGGCGTCCCCGGCGTCGCGGTCGCCGTGGTCCACGACGGCAAGGTGGTCTACCTCAAGGGTTTCGGCCTGCGCCGCACCGACGAGGGCGCCAAGGTCGACCCCGACACCGTCTTCCAGCTGGCGTCCGTCTCCAAGCCCGTGTCCTCCACTGTCGTCGCCGGCGCCCTGGCCGATCCCGGCGCCTGGGACGAGCCCCTCGCCGGCTCCCTCCCCGGATTCGCCCTCAAGGACCCCTGGGTCACCTCCCACGTCACCCCCGCCGACCTGTTCTCGCACCGCAGCGGCCTCCCCGACCACGCCGGGGACCTCCTGGAGGATCTCGGCTACGACCGGGCGTACATCCTCGGCCACCTGCGCGAGGAACCGTTGAGCCCCTTCCGTGCGAGCTACGCCTACACCAACTTCGGACTCACCGCCGCCGCCGAGGCCGTGGCCCGCGACCAGGACGTGAGCTGGCAGAAGCTCAGCGAGGACACGCTCTTCAAGCCCGCCGGGATGACCCGTACCAGCACCGAGTTCGACGCCTACGCCAAAGCCCCGGACCGGGCGTGGGGCCACGTCCGCAATCCGGACGGCACCTGGAGCCCCCGCTACGTCCGCGACGCCGATGCCCAGACCCCGGCGGGCGGGACCAGTTCCACCGCCCGTGACATGTCCCGCTGGCTGCGGCTCCACCTGGACACCGGCAGCCTCGACGGAAAACGGATCATCCCGGCCGACGCCCTCGCCCGCACCTACCAGCCCGAGGTCGTGTCCCAGGCCGTGACCGGCCGCGGCACCCCGCAGTTCTACGGGCTCGGCTGGAACGTCTCCTACGACGACGCGGGCCGGCTGCGCCTGAGCCACTCCGGGGGCTTCGCCCTCGGTGTGAACTCCAACGTCACGATGCTCCCGCTGGAGCGGCTCGGCATCGTCGTCCTGACCAACGGCGCCCCGGTCGGCCTGGCCGACTCCGTCGCCCTGGACTTCTTCGACACCGCCCAGTACGGCAAGCCCACCACCGACTGGTTGCCGCTGGTCGCCGCCAGCTACGAACAGACCTTCGCGGTGGGCCGGTCCGAGACCGACTACGCCCACCCGCCCGCCGGTGCGAAGCCGGCCCGCGACAGCGCCGCGTACACCGGCACCTACGACAACCCGTACTACGGCAGGGCCACCGTCACCGCCGGCGACGACGGCGCGCTCACCCTCTCCCTCGGCCCGAAGCCGCTGCGCTTCCCGCTGGCCCACTACGACGGCGACACCTTCAGCTTCGAGACCACCGGTGAGAACGCCGTCGGCCGCACCGGCGTGTTCTTCTCGGACGGCACGCTCCGCGTGGAGTACCTCGACCAGAACCACCTGGGCACCTTCACCCGGCGGTAGCGGCATAGCCTGACCCCCGATGAGACGCAGATCCCCGGTTCCCCCCTCGCCCCTCCCCCAGCGGGCCGGCATCGACCCGGTCCGGCTCCGGCTGCCCGCCGACCCGGACGGGGCGTGGCCGGACCTCGGCAGCTACCTCGCCGCCCGCTACGCCGGCACCCGCGGCGAGGAGTCCATGGCACGCCTGCTGGCCGCGGGCCGGGTCCTCGGCCCCGGCGGGCGGGTGCTGCACGCGCGGGACCCGTACGAGCCCGGCGCCTACCTGTGGTTCCACCGGGACACGGACCCCGAACCGCGGGTGCCGTTCGCGGTCCGCGTCGTCCACCGCGACGCGCACCTCCTCGTCGTGGACAAGCCGCACTTCCTGGCGACCACCCCGCGCGGCAGCCACATCACGGAGACCGCACTGGCCCGGCTGCGCGCGGAGCTGGACCTGCCCGGGCTCAGCCCGGCGCACCGCCTGGACCGGCTCACCGCCGGCCTGGTGATGTTCAGCGTCCGCCCCGAGGACCGCGGCGCCTACCAGCTCCTCTTCCAGCGGCGCGAGGTGCACAAGGAGTACGAGGCGCTCGCCGCCCACGACCCGGCGCTGACCTTCCCGCGCACGGTCCGCAGCCGGATCGAGAAGGTCCGCGGGGTGATCGCCGCGACCGAGGTCACCGGCCCGCCCAACGCCGAGAGCCTGATCGAGGTCGTCGGCGTACGCGGCGGCCTGGGCCGCTACCGGCTGACCCCGCACACCGGCCGCACCCACCAGCTCAGGGTGCACATGAACGCCCTGGGCCTGCCCATCCTGGGCGACCCGGTCTACCCGGAGGTCACCGACCCGGCACCGGACGACTACCGGCGGCCGCTGCAACTCCTCGCCCGCGTACTGGCGTTCACCGACCCGGTCACCGGCACCGCCCACCGCTTCGAGAGCACCCGCACCCTCCAGGCCTGGCACGACCGCCCCGCCTGGGAGACCGGCGCCCCGGCGGACGGCCCGCCCATCCCAGGCCCGTGACGCGATACGGCCGCCGTGCGGAGGAGTCTGCGCACGGCGGCCGATCACTTCCGCGTGTGCCGGCTCTACCCGACGGAGCTGTAGGCCACCACGCCCCGGAGCAGCGCGTCCACGGCCTTTCGGGCGTTCTTCGCCACGGTGCTGCCGCTGTCGCCGGCGACGGAGGGGGCCGCCGCCGCGATCTGGCCGAGTACGTCGATGACCTGCTTGCACCAGCGCACGAAGTCACCGGCCGGCATCTCCGCCTCGCGCAACACCTCGTCGAGGCTCTTGTCGGAGGCCCACTGGTACACCGCCCACGCGAAGCCGAGGTCCGGCTCGCGCTGCCCCACGCCCTCCGCCTGGTTGATGCGGTGCTCCTCCTCCAGCGCGTCGAGCCGGCCCCAGATACGGACCATCTCGCCGAGCGCGGCCTTCGCCGCACCGCCCGGGACCTTCGGCGCGACCGCGTCGTCGGACTGGCGGGCCTCGAAGACCAACGCCGAAACGCAGGCGGCGAGTTCGGCCGGGCTCAGGCCCTCCCAGATCCTCTCGCGCAGGCATTCGGACGCCAGCAGGTCGAGCTCCCCGTACAGCCGGGCGAGCCGCTTGCCGTGCACGGTGACCTCGTCCTCGCGCAGGTAGTCCAGCTCGGTCAGCAGGGCGTGGATCCGGTCGAAGGTGCGGGCGATGGTGTTCGTCCGGCCCTCGATCCGCCGCTCCAGCGCCTGCGTGTCCCGCCGGAGCCGGTGGTAGCGCTCCGCCCAGCGGGCGTGGTCCTCACGCTCGTCGCAGCCGTGGCAGGGGTGCGCCCGCAGCGCGGCGCGCAGCCTGGCGATCTCGCGGTCGTCGGCGGCCGCCGCCCGGCCGCGGGAGCGCCGCTCCGGCGTGATGTGCCCGGCCTTGCTCCGCAGCTGCGACGCCAGGTCCCGGCGGGACTGCGGCGAGCGGGCGTTGAAGGACTTGGGGATCCGCATCCGGTCCAGTGCCTCCACCGGGACCGGGAAGTCGATCGCGGCGAGCCGCTTGACCTGCCGCTCGGCGGTGAGCACCAGGGGCCGCGGGCCCTCCGCGTACTCGTACCCGCGGTGCCCGTGGACCCGTCCGGCCGGCACGCCCGGGTCCAGGACCAGCGCGAGCCCGGCGAACTTGCCCGTCGGCACGTGGATGATGTCGCCCGGCTTCAGCTTCTCCAGGGAGCTTGCGGCCTGCACCCGCCGCTGGGCGGCGCCCTGCTTGGCCAGTTCCGTCTCACGGTCCTTGAGGTCGCGGCGCAGCTGCGCGTACTCCTCGAAGTCCCCCAGGTGGCAGGTCATGCCCTCCCGGTAGCCTTCCAGGCCCTCCTCGTTGCGCTGCACCTGCCGGGAGATCCCGACGACCGAGCGGTCGGCCTGGAACTGCGCGAAGGAGGTCTCCAGCAGCTCGCGCGAGCGGTGCCGGCCGAACTGGCTGACCAGGTTGACGGCCATGTTGTAAGAGGGCTTGAAGCTGGAGCGCAGCGGATAGGTCCGGGTGCCCGCGAGTCCGGCGAGGCCGGCCGGGTCCATGCCGCGCTGCCAGAGCACGACGGCGTGGCCCTCGACGTCGATGCCGCGCCGTCCGGCCCGGCCGGTCAGCTGGGTGTACTCGCCGGGGGTGATGTCGGCGTGCTGCTCGCCGTTCCACTTGACCAGCTTCTCCAGGATCACCGTGCGCGCCGGCATGTTGATGCCCAGCGCCAGGGTCTCCGTGGCGAACACGGCCTTGACCAGGCCGCGGACGAACAGCTCCTCGACGACCTCCTTGAAGGTCGGCAGCATGCCCGCGTGGTGCGCGGCGATGCCCCGCTCCAGGCCTTCGAGCCACTCGTAGTAGCCCAGGACGTGCAGGTCCTCGGCGGGGATGGAGGCGGTGCGCGCCTCGACGAGCTCACGGACCTTCAGGCGCGCGGACTCGTCGTTCAGGCGCAGGCCTGCGTACAGGCACTGCTGGACGGCGGCCTCGCAGCCGGCCCGGCTGAAGATGAAGTTGATGGCGGGCAGCAGCCCGTCGTTGTCGAGGCGGGCGATGACCTCGGGGCGGGACGGGGTCCAGATCCGGCCGCGGGAGCGCCGCTCGCGCTCGCGGTCGGCCTCGCGGACCATCTTGCCGCGCCGCCGGTCCTTCGGGCTGTAGGTGCGGGTGTTCTCCTCGCGCGCCATGCGCAGCAGGTCGGGGTTGACCTCGCGGCGCGCGGAGCCGCGGCCGCCGTGGTCGGACTCCTCCTCGAAGAGGTCGTAGATCCGGCGGCCGGCCATGACGTGCTGCCACAGCGGTACGGGCCGCTCCTCGGAGACGATCACCTCGGTGTCCCCGCGCACGGTGTCCAGCCAGTCGCCGAACTCCTCGGCGTTGGACACGGTGGCCGACAGGGACACCAGGGTCACCGACTCGGGGAGGTGGATGATCACTTCCTCCCAGACGGCTCCGCGGAACCGGTCGGAGAGGTAGTGGACCTCGTCCATCACGACGTAGCCCAGGCCGAGCAGCGACTGGGAGCCCGCGTAGAGCATGTTGCGGAGCACCTCGGTGGTCATCACGACCACCGGCGCCTCGGAGTTGACGCTGTTGTCGCCCGTCAGCAGGCCGACCTTGTCGGCGCCGTACCGCTTGACGAGGTCGGCGTACTTCTGGTTCGAGAGCGCCTTGATGGGCGTCGTGTAAAAGCACTTGCGGCCCTGCGCGAGCGCCAGGTGCACGGCGAACTCGCCGACAATGGTCTTGCCCGAGCCAGTCGGGGCGGCGACGAGGACGCCCTTGCCTGCCTCCAGCGCCTTGCAGGCCTCCACCTGGTACGGATCCAGGTCGAAGTCGTACATCTCGCGGAAGGGGGCCAGGGCGGTGGCCTCTTCGGCGGCGCGGATCCGGGCAGCGGCGTACCGCTCGGCGGGTGAGAGTTCTTCGGTCATCTTGCTGTCGAGCCTACCCGTCGGCTCTGACAACAGTCCCGATCATTTATGTGAGGAGCCGGATCGCCCCGGGCACACATTCGGCGGTCACGGGGAGGGCGCCGAGCGGCTCTCCGTCGGCGTACGCGGTCAGGCCGGGCGCCTCCAGGGTGACCTTCCGGGCCCGGTGCACGCTCACCTTCGGGTGGGAGACGTGGCCGCCCCGGTAGACCTGCGGGAAC
This DNA window, taken from Streptomyces sp. TN58, encodes the following:
- a CDS encoding siderophore-interacting protein, with amino-acid sequence MAEGRGRTVGTAVVVRTERLSPHMVRLVLGGEGLADFGTGEYTDHYVKLLFAPEGVTYPAPWDLERIRGDFPRAQWPRQRAYTVRNWDALHRELTLDFVIHGDEGLAGPWAARAQPGELVRFLGPGGAYAPDPAAGWHLLVGDESALPAIAAAMERMPSGARVHAIVEVEGPADELKVATPDGVVPVWLHRGDRPVGEALVEAVQALQFPSTDVHAFVHGEAGFVKDLRRHLRLERGIARERLSISGYWRLGETDEGWRAIKRDWNATVEAEQEHRAAA
- a CDS encoding serine hydrolase: MRTLRALGAAGAAALLTATAATAASTAPSPPPAPRPQLTDAAVDKAVAGLDGSVAEKMRRTGVPGVAVAVVHDGKVVYLKGFGLRRTDEGAKVDPDTVFQLASVSKPVSSTVVAGALADPGAWDEPLAGSLPGFALKDPWVTSHVTPADLFSHRSGLPDHAGDLLEDLGYDRAYILGHLREEPLSPFRASYAYTNFGLTAAAEAVARDQDVSWQKLSEDTLFKPAGMTRTSTEFDAYAKAPDRAWGHVRNPDGTWSPRYVRDADAQTPAGGTSSTARDMSRWLRLHLDTGSLDGKRIIPADALARTYQPEVVSQAVTGRGTPQFYGLGWNVSYDDAGRLRLSHSGGFALGVNSNVTMLPLERLGIVVLTNGAPVGLADSVALDFFDTAQYGKPTTDWLPLVAASYEQTFAVGRSETDYAHPPAGAKPARDSAAYTGTYDNPYYGRATVTAGDDGALTLSLGPKPLRFPLAHYDGDTFSFETTGENAVGRTGVFFSDGTLRVEYLDQNHLGTFTRR
- a CDS encoding RluA family pseudouridine synthase translates to MRRRSPVPPSPLPQRAGIDPVRLRLPADPDGAWPDLGSYLAARYAGTRGEESMARLLAAGRVLGPGGRVLHARDPYEPGAYLWFHRDTDPEPRVPFAVRVVHRDAHLLVVDKPHFLATTPRGSHITETALARLRAELDLPGLSPAHRLDRLTAGLVMFSVRPEDRGAYQLLFQRREVHKEYEALAAHDPALTFPRTVRSRIEKVRGVIAATEVTGPPNAESLIEVVGVRGGLGRYRLTPHTGRTHQLRVHMNALGLPILGDPVYPEVTDPAPDDYRRPLQLLARVLAFTDPVTGTAHRFESTRTLQAWHDRPAWETGAPADGPPIPGP
- a CDS encoding DEAD/DEAH box helicase, with protein sequence MTEELSPAERYAAARIRAAEEATALAPFREMYDFDLDPYQVEACKALEAGKGVLVAAPTGSGKTIVGEFAVHLALAQGRKCFYTTPIKALSNQKYADLVKRYGADKVGLLTGDNSVNSEAPVVVMTTEVLRNMLYAGSQSLLGLGYVVMDEVHYLSDRFRGAVWEEVIIHLPESVTLVSLSATVSNAEEFGDWLDTVRGDTEVIVSEERPVPLWQHVMAGRRIYDLFEEESDHGGRGSARREVNPDLLRMAREENTRTYSPKDRRRGKMVREADRERERRSRGRIWTPSRPEVIARLDNDGLLPAINFIFSRAGCEAAVQQCLYAGLRLNDESARLKVRELVEARTASIPAEDLHVLGYYEWLEGLERGIAAHHAGMLPTFKEVVEELFVRGLVKAVFATETLALGINMPARTVILEKLVKWNGEQHADITPGEYTQLTGRAGRRGIDVEGHAVVLWQRGMDPAGLAGLAGTRTYPLRSSFKPSYNMAVNLVSQFGRHRSRELLETSFAQFQADRSVVGISRQVQRNEEGLEGYREGMTCHLGDFEEYAQLRRDLKDRETELAKQGAAQRRVQAASSLEKLKPGDIIHVPTGKFAGLALVLDPGVPAGRVHGHRGYEYAEGPRPLVLTAERQVKRLAAIDFPVPVEALDRMRIPKSFNARSPQSRRDLASQLRSKAGHITPERRSRGRAAAADDREIARLRAALRAHPCHGCDEREDHARWAERYHRLRRDTQALERRIEGRTNTIARTFDRIHALLTELDYLREDEVTVHGKRLARLYGELDLLASECLRERIWEGLSPAELAACVSALVFEARQSDDAVAPKVPGGAAKAALGEMVRIWGRLDALEEEHRINQAEGVGQREPDLGFAWAVYQWASDKSLDEVLREAEMPAGDFVRWCKQVIDVLGQIAAAAPSVAGDSGSTVAKNARKAVDALLRGVVAYSSVG